From the Drosophila willistoni isolate 14030-0811.24 chromosome 2L unlocalized genomic scaffold, UCI_dwil_1.1 Seg168, whole genome shotgun sequence genome, the window TGAGATATGAACCCTTTTACATTTCACTATAATATCTGGAGTTAAGTTGAGGCTATTTTGATGGGGATTTCACTTATATCTAAGCCGACACTTTTAGTAACTTGCATGTCTGAATTTAAATAGTCACTGTAACCCTTTTCGTTAATTACCTTATGATTAATAGCTAATTATTTGGCAATTAGAAACAATTATATTGCACTTCTGattaaaaaaccccaaaaccTCAATTAAAACTAACAATGATTAGATAAAAATTAGTATTTATTTAGCCAGTTGCTGTTTTCAAAGCACCGGGACTCAAGAATAGAGGAGGAACTGATGGAGGTGTTGGTTTGCCTGTGCCATAACTGTATTTGGCCACATAACCATTGGGTCCAGCCTCATAGGTGACTACCAAATGGCTTCCCTGGTCATCGAATGGTTGATTTAGTACACCATTCACTTGCAGCTGTCCAGGTGCAATCACTTGGACTGTCTCCTGACGCACAGTGCCATCCGGATTCCGTATGCTATATAATACAAAATGAATCCAATGAAATAATCACAAACTACCGCCACACACTGTCTCTCACCTTAGGAAATATTTATCATTGAGTGGTTCCAATTGGAAGCCATCGGTTAAAATACGCGGCACAAGAGTTGGAGCAGGAGGCGTAGTTGGCCCTGCCAATGCCAACATGGCAAATGCCAAATTCGCAAACAACTAAGcacaacaaagcaaaaaatgtTGGTTAAACCCAAAAGGGGAACTCTTTAAGACTCACAGACTCACCATAACGTATAATTTAGCCATAATGCCGACTGACTATGACCTATCTCTCTGCCCGACTCAAAACTATCTGACCAAAATTCAAAGTCAGCACATCATTAagacaaaataaaagttaGTCCGTATCAAAAcaagttttgattttaatggCTAACGtgagacaacaaaaacaaaaaaaaaaaatcacattttatttgtattttgagGGACTTTCCTCAAACCTATCAAACCAATGATCCATCCACCCACAAATACATGTGCATACGATCGGTCTGGGTAGATTTACCCAAACACTAAAGTGGAGAGGGAATTCGATTGTTATCAAGTTCAGTCTAATTGAAGATGACAAAACTGGTTTTTCACTTTTTGAAGAGCCTCCACATGGCTTTAACaaacatttgtatattttgctTATGTCATAATTTCATTagcattttaaacaaaatgtactattaaaatataaattatatagttGATGTCAATTCATTCATTGTTAAATCTCACGCTTTTTAGCTGTCAACTTTGACAAATTAAGAATTAATTAGTAAACTTTTAGAGTAAAATACAAAGTTgtattataattttctcatAAAAACGATTAAACAACTAGAATTGCAGGGTTTAAGTTCTAGCCTAAACTATTAAAAACTGTATGCAGGGTATTTTCAGAATACACCAAAATAATATCTTTTTGAAGGGTAATCCTTGAAGTTAGGCAAGGGAATACATacttagttttaattaaaaagttttaatttcCACAGTCGTATTTCCACAACTAGAAAAAAAAGATCGCTCTATTCGTGGTTTTGGACAGAGGACAGATAAAAAAAAGTCCTTGATATTGAAACATTTCTAGCCACATCATTTGATACTGAAAATCTATCttaacgacaaaaaaaaaaccgttgTTGATATGTTTTCTAGATTTGGATATAAAATAGCTTAGCTACCAAATAAAGTTGTTTTGCCCATAACTTACCTTAGATACATTACATTACATTAGatatgcaaaatattttaaacagaTCTTCGAAATAAAGATACATCTTTCTATGTTATCCTTCAACTACTAAACAAGTAAGCTTTGCCTCACCGTACAACCATGCGTATAAACAATATTCCCAACATTTGTAGATCTCTCTTATATGTgctttatatttaaaatttttcctAATTCCAAATTGCATATTAACCGTAAAACAAAGCATAAAATCCTaatcaaattatttatttttttgtctcAAAACAAACGATTCTCATGTTTAATAACAGGTCAGGTTTGATACTTGAGCATTTTGGATCGATATTAACATGTTTTCTCGGCTTATTAGATTTCTTCACTCATGAATATGTTTAACATGAGGAGGACAGAAGGGTTGATGTCACCGGGAGGAGGTCGgcgtttaaaaaaaaatgaaaacaaacaaacacagcAGTCGGTCGATCCAGACTCAGCTGCAGAGAAATTTGAATACACTTTGCAAAATTTGTAAACCGTTTAGTACTTTAGTACAATAAGAGGAAATCTCAGTTTTTATCAGAAGGCATGAGCAACTTGTGCCTTTTCCTTATCATCTTGTAAATTCTTTGGAAAAATTAACgacaaattgttttaaatatttcaaaataatatatatttttcaatttcctATTTGAACAAAGTTATTCCGAAATTCATATGCTCTACTTTTAGCAGGGtacacaaacacaaatacccccacacacacgcacatacacataaatatacatatatgcatacgCATGCACAGTACAGAAACCGCccacacaaacaaataacTTGTACTTACTTTGTGGCCATTATGATTGCAGTTTAATCTAACGTTTTTGATAAATTAACAATCTATTGCACTTTTATTTCAATCATTATACTTTAATGTCAATGTTATTAtgccaaataaaatataattcatTTTCTATGTACCACAAAAACACGAAAACATAACGGAACGGAAAATCGCGACACTGTATGAATTTTTTACACCGAAACAGTGCTGCCAGTTTGGCTATTTTACCGCCACCTCTGAAATGCCTTAGCACTTCGATGGAAAAAGTATCGATAGACGGACTATCGATAGTATCTAACATTTTCTCTATCGATGTTGGCATCATTTACTGTAGCATCgattaaaaaaaacatcaaatttgtttCCATCTCTAACGTATAATGTAGTGTGTATACACATATTTTTGTGCTCCGTGTTTTTTGCTTGATTTAAACAttaatttgaatgtttttatAAGTTTTGGTGAGTTTAAAATCTAACTAAAGCAGTTAGAAAAGTGTGTGCGAGaagagtttttaaaaaaatataataaataaaacaataaaaagtgATTACAAACAATTGCATCTACTACAAATCAAACCAAAACCAAGCCCAACCCCCGCCGCGCGTCTCTCCCACTATAGTagacctacacacacacacatatacacccAGGCAGATAAAAGCAACAAACAGGTTTTTATTGTGTGTACAGACGTGTGTTACTTCTTCTTGCCCCTGTCGTCGCTCCGCTTATgctcggtttttttttttaatttatgctcatacacatataaacaaaaaaagcaacagaaaaaacaaccaaacatAAGAAACAAGTAAGACGAGATAATAaatgtgagtgtgtatgtgctATGATCGTGTAGTTGTGttcgtttgtgtgtgtgtgtgttagtgctgtaagcaagcagcagcagctaagCTCTAAAGTCAAAGCGAGTCGAGTCTAAGTCGACGCGACGCTTCTTATAGAGCTAGAGCTACAGGTGAATTGGACTTGTTTTTCATCGAGGCGGTGGCCAAAAAGCATAGCCAAATAGGCAATTATATGTCTAAGAACTGTAAAACGAGTTTGAGTGTTGggaaaccaaaaaagttgaatAAATTAACAAACAGCATAATCAATTtatggcaacaaaaaaaaaattgacaatCCTAACGGTAAAGCTTTTTCTCGGCCTCCGCCTGTCTCTCCATCAATCGTTTCTTCGCCGCTCGGTTCTAAATGCGTTTCAAAGTGTTGGTCGGTGGTGGTTGGTAGTGGTAGTGTAAGTGGAAGTGGAACATGTCCCCaaaatgcaactgcaactgtGTAAACTCTTTCTAATGCCCTATTTACACTGCATACAGTAAAATGTGATGTGCGTGATGAGTGTGATGCATATGCGGCCTATTTACACTACAAATTTGGACatttcagttgttgttgttgttatattgGTTGAAGACCAACAAGAATCTCCCACGCTCTTATACAATTTTACGCCATTTATtcaacattttgtttaattctATGAATGAACACACAAAACTTGTCGCACCATATTTGTAATGCTTCATTTAAGCCAGGTTTGTTATTTTCATTAGATTTGCTTTAGTTATTTTAGCTGAATCACTTTGCGCTTCCgttgaaatgaaaagaaaaacaaatcaataaaatacATGTATAAAACTGGTTTTAAATGCTCCAAAAATTATGATTCATACAATCATATGGAGTACAATATATCGGAAACACGACCAGATAACTCTTCTACACCATGATAGTAGCTAAAGAGAACAGAACCATACTAAAGCCAATGAACTGTGCACAGTAAATGATAAGAAACTGTAGTAAATAAAAACACATCAGGAAGAAAGAAAATCGTCACTTATCAATCTCTAGCAGAACGACAAGCAGCCAGTCTGTCTCCACAAAAGGCACAAAACGCAGCCATAATTCTTCTACCTAGCCACCTGTTGCCACTTTATAGCAACGCCCACCGCGCCAGCCAGCACTACAAACGGGTTCTCTCCACTTTTATTGAAATCACGTTTGTTCTTTTTCATCTTACTCGTAGGCGAACAGTTAGCGTTGTCTCTTCGTATCTCTAactacaaaagaaaaacttaacGCAGAAATCAATTTCTTCTAGAGCACGTAAAACTAGAAGAGTTTATAAAGAGTTTATCTCTAATTAACACGCTCGCTCATGCTACGTCTTCTTCCCACACTTGCTTACAaggagagagggagataggAAGAATTGATGCTatacagacagacacacacacacacacacacacacactttctGTCAAATGCCAAACGTGACATACTTTTCACCGTTATCTTGATCAGTACACTAAATAATACAAGAGATGAAgctgtgtgttgttgtttttatttttttaagtcGGCTTGTCTCCTATACCGTCTCCTATTCCTTCTTATCAACATGCACTCAATTAAAAcatgtgttgttttttgttgttgctttgaaCCTGTTTTCCATTTCATTCCAAACACACACGAAATCGAGACTTTATTAATTTATGCCAGCAGAATTTAGAAGCTGTCAAAACCGGAACGGACTTCCTGGCATTGAGCCAAAAGCCCGCAACTTATGAAATATGAGAAGCAAGCTTAGgagagaaaagaaacaaactaAACGAATATAAAATACACTTAACATTGACCAACTATGAGATGAATTCGGAGTAAATTGAGAAATTGTCATCCAAAATCAACATTAAAAATCTAAAGAACTAAAGAATTTTAAGTAAATGTTCTTTCAAATAATGTTCTCACTTTTGAATTGGTGTTCTCATTTCCGAatgatatttttataattaggTTGAAGTCGATTATTTAGAAACGGAAAATGATTAGTTTTTCTAATTGTCTCTTAGGAATGtcaattgaaattgataaGTACgccttatttttattttagaagGTGAAGTGAATTTGGCTTACCAAGAAAATGGTCAATTACTTTACTTATGCTTTAAAACTAGATCGAAAACGGAAGCAAAACAGGTCTTAATATCACATCCACCGAAATTTACTTGGAATCGGAAATGTGAAGAGGTCTGTAATAACTAACAAAAGGGAAACGAGAGTGAGTCTTGAAACCagttgaaaaatatgaaagaaaGTAACAGAAACAGGTAGCTATTCCTTTTGACCGAGGTTAGGGTTATTTTTTCTATTATGACTCTTAGGTAAACCTAAAACATATCGTAATTACTTCAATTATCTTTAAAAGAactaaaaatatgtatgttataCCCCTTTTCCATCCCAATTGCCCAAAAGATCAAATAGACCGTgctatataatttaaaaaaaacttctaAGCATATTGCCTCAACATTTTATATCCATCCACCCTAAGTTAATCTTATAAATAAAGTTGAATATGGcttcacaacaaaaaaagtgtcTACAGTTAGTAAAGAGTTTAAATAAAACATCTGTTTTAAAGTATCGTTTGCTAAATAATAAACCATTTTGGTTTCGGTTTC encodes:
- the LOC6640952 gene encoding uncharacterized protein LOC6640952, whose amino-acid sequence is MAKLYVMLFANLAFAMLALAGPTTPPAPTLVPRILTDGFQLEPLNDKYFLSIRNPDGTVRQETVQVIAPGQLQVNGVLNQPFDDQGSHLVVTYEAGPNGYVAKYSYGTGKPTPPSVPPLFLSPGALKTATG